The following coding sequences are from one Candidatus Nitrosotenuis cloacae window:
- a CDS encoding 50S ribosomal protein L31e — MSQEAERVYTINLGKVWLSPNNQRAKRAINMIREFSAHHMKTEQIKIDPELSQVVWARGIRSPPRKIRVKMAKTDDGYVMVSPYEEETKAEDKPKKDKKADAKVEEKAESKTGEKAEEKTEAAPKDEKKAKKSEAKPAKKSKAKSKSKKK, encoded by the coding sequence ATGTCGCAAGAAGCAGAACGAGTTTACACTATTAATCTTGGCAAGGTATGGCTTTCCCCGAACAACCAGAGGGCAAAGCGTGCAATCAACATGATTAGAGAGTTTTCCGCACACCACATGAAGACAGAGCAGATCAAAATTGATCCTGAACTAAGCCAGGTGGTGTGGGCAAGGGGAATCCGCAGTCCTCCAAGAAAGATTCGAGTAAAGATGGCAAAGACCGACGACGGCTATGTCATGGTGTCTCCATATGAGGAGGAGACAAAGGCAGAGGACAAGCCAAAAAAAGACAAAAAGGCAGACGCCAAAGTCGAGGAAAAGGCAGAAAGCAAGACCGGAGAAAAGGCAGAAGAAAAGACAGAGGCCGCTCCAAAGGATGAGAAAAAGGCAAAAAAGTCAGAGGCAAAGCCGGCAAAAAAGTCCAAGGCAAAATCCAAGTCGAAGAAAAAGTAA
- a CDS encoding alpha/beta hydrolase, with product MRQSGHDSSRINVVDFKSDNSAKTLVCIHGLCCDSRIFNYFGRHMAKAGINVISIDLPGHGMSGGEPGDPDFEQCLRAIDETVSGARARGKVYVLAHSIGCTFALWYAHKFRTSFDGLILLAPYVRVKIKKRSEVEPSVSDFIYMILRRITTPHSKVNVAKALRNYTRIGGREIAEMLKDVNLNFMYSYRYLVDTVAIRNSKTSQVSDIAVPLLILHGTKDKQVYPDVSNEFYKMAKSADKTIRMFDCDHWFYDAIFYNQDFPGYSEESRKEVLDTVSEWISSR from the coding sequence ATGAGGCAATCAGGTCACGATTCGTCCAGGATCAACGTTGTAGATTTCAAATCAGACAATTCCGCAAAGACCCTAGTCTGCATACACGGCCTGTGCTGCGACTCGAGGATTTTCAACTATTTTGGACGACATATGGCAAAGGCAGGCATCAATGTGATCAGCATTGATCTTCCAGGACACGGAATGTCCGGAGGAGAGCCGGGGGATCCGGACTTTGAGCAATGCCTAAGGGCAATAGATGAAACGGTATCAGGTGCCAGGGCGAGGGGAAAAGTCTACGTGCTTGCACATAGCATCGGATGCACGTTTGCACTATGGTATGCCCACAAATTTAGAACGTCCTTTGACGGACTGATTCTTCTTGCACCATACGTGCGAGTCAAAATCAAAAAAAGAAGCGAAGTTGAGCCCAGCGTCTCGGACTTTATCTACATGATACTTCGCAGGATCACAACTCCGCATTCCAAGGTAAACGTGGCCAAGGCGCTAAGGAACTATACCAGAATAGGAGGGCGCGAGATTGCAGAGATGCTCAAGGATGTCAATCTCAACTTTATGTATTCGTATAGGTACCTTGTGGATACTGTGGCAATAAGAAACAGCAAGACGTCCCAAGTCTCAGACATTGCAGTGCCGCTCCTCATACTGCATGGAACAAAAGACAAGCAGGTGTATCCAGATGTCAGCAACGAATTCTACAAGATGGCAAAGTCTGCCGACAAGACGATCAGGATGTTTGATTGCGACCACTGGTTTTACGACGCGATTTTTTACAACCAGGACTTTCCAGGATACTCGGAGGAGTCTCGCAAGGAGGTGCTGGACACGGTCTCAGAGTGGATATCGAGCAGGTAG
- a CDS encoding dihydropteroate synthase, translating into MIPRVSSSLKAVDLRQVPPPLIIGERLNTQGSKKAKQLVMSDDFNGLIDLARIQVEDGAHCLDVCVATTERSDELDFMVKLVKRLSLEIDAPLVIDSTDPAVVEAAVRQIPGRPMINSINLEGDGSRFHKLAPLMARYGLPAVALCIGPKGMAKTPQEKVETAELLYETGKKYGLREDQYLFDVLTFTLATGEAEFQDAGKNTLEGIKLVKQRFPNAFTVLGLSNISFGLSPAARKILNSVFLYHAVKYGLDAAIVNAKEIIPYSEIDEKERKLVEDLIFNTHQNALADVISHFDKVNTQAVTTKKADVDPSWPAGKRANFRIVNRLRDGIENDVVSAIADKIPQKGITAERDGRLSIDAPKDATHAAAIATLNDDLLPAMKEVGDKFGAGELILPFVLKSAECMKAAVAELEKYLLKEEGTSKGKLVLGTVYGDVHDIGKNLVKTIFENNGYTVYDLGKQVPLQKFVEKINETRPDAIGLSALLVSTSKQMQHFVEFARENKMQIPVLCGGAAINSNYINRVAKEGGIYESGVFYCKTMFDGLKTMDALVSDQKTQFVSEWRKKMEVWKEPKTASKNDNLKHSGIEPVSPPIAPLLDTPIRIEPKDIDLNEVWKYLSKKSLFVLSWGIRGQGANHADVDGEKLLQEWTKRVLEDNLFEPRIVYGYYTCHNNDKGTGLTVDSKKGQVTFDFPRSSQSKHLCLTDYFGENDIVAFQAVTVGDRVQELIDRWNKEDRYTDAYYLHGLAVETAEALAEMANERIRKELGLDGKRGLRYSWGYPSCPDVSQHHLVWKILEPEKSGMTLTEAGQIIPEQSTAAIVVHHPKAEYFVL; encoded by the coding sequence ATGATCCCACGAGTCAGCTCATCACTAAAGGCAGTCGACCTAAGACAGGTTCCCCCGCCACTAATCATAGGCGAGAGACTGAACACGCAGGGCTCAAAGAAGGCAAAGCAGCTTGTGATGAGCGACGACTTTAACGGACTGATTGACCTTGCAAGGATTCAGGTTGAGGATGGCGCCCACTGCTTGGACGTGTGCGTTGCAACAACTGAAAGATCAGACGAATTGGACTTTATGGTAAAACTGGTAAAGAGATTATCACTTGAGATTGACGCGCCGCTTGTCATAGACTCTACTGACCCCGCGGTGGTGGAGGCAGCAGTAAGGCAGATCCCAGGACGCCCCATGATAAACTCCATCAATTTGGAGGGCGATGGAAGCAGGTTCCACAAGCTTGCTCCGCTTATGGCAAGGTACGGGCTGCCCGCAGTCGCATTGTGCATAGGGCCAAAGGGGATGGCAAAGACTCCGCAGGAAAAGGTAGAGACTGCCGAACTGCTGTACGAGACTGGAAAAAAGTACGGACTGCGAGAGGACCAGTACCTGTTTGACGTGCTCACGTTCACTCTTGCCACAGGTGAGGCAGAGTTCCAAGATGCCGGAAAGAACACGCTTGAGGGAATCAAGCTGGTAAAGCAGCGATTTCCAAATGCATTCACGGTGCTTGGACTGAGCAACATCAGCTTTGGCCTATCTCCTGCAGCAAGAAAGATACTAAATTCCGTGTTTTTGTATCACGCAGTAAAGTACGGGCTGGATGCTGCAATAGTTAATGCAAAGGAGATAATTCCGTATTCAGAGATTGATGAAAAGGAAAGAAAGCTGGTAGAGGATCTCATATTCAACACTCACCAGAACGCGCTGGCAGATGTCATATCACACTTTGACAAGGTAAACACACAGGCAGTCACTACAAAAAAGGCGGACGTCGACCCAAGCTGGCCTGCAGGCAAGCGAGCCAACTTTAGAATAGTCAACAGACTGCGCGACGGAATAGAAAACGACGTAGTGTCAGCCATTGCAGACAAGATACCGCAAAAAGGAATTACTGCAGAAAGAGACGGAAGATTATCAATCGATGCTCCAAAGGATGCAACCCATGCAGCCGCAATTGCCACCCTAAATGACGACCTGCTCCCTGCAATGAAGGAGGTTGGAGACAAGTTCGGTGCAGGAGAATTGATCTTGCCGTTTGTCCTAAAGTCTGCAGAGTGCATGAAGGCAGCGGTAGCAGAGCTGGAAAAATACCTGCTAAAGGAGGAAGGAACAAGCAAGGGTAAGCTTGTGCTTGGCACGGTATACGGCGACGTGCACGACATTGGAAAGAATCTGGTAAAGACAATCTTTGAGAACAACGGGTATACGGTGTACGATTTGGGAAAGCAGGTACCGCTGCAAAAATTCGTAGAAAAGATAAACGAGACAAGGCCTGATGCCATAGGACTATCCGCATTGCTTGTATCTACGTCAAAGCAGATGCAACACTTTGTAGAGTTTGCAAGGGAGAACAAGATGCAGATTCCAGTGTTGTGCGGAGGTGCCGCGATAAATTCAAACTATATCAACAGGGTGGCAAAGGAGGGTGGAATCTACGAGTCAGGCGTATTCTACTGCAAGACGATGTTTGACGGACTAAAGACGATGGACGCACTGGTGTCGGATCAAAAGACTCAGTTTGTCTCAGAGTGGCGCAAAAAGATGGAAGTGTGGAAGGAGCCAAAGACTGCATCAAAGAACGACAACTTGAAGCACAGCGGAATAGAGCCGGTCAGCCCGCCTATCGCGCCGTTACTTGATACTCCAATCAGAATAGAGCCAAAGGACATCGACCTAAACGAGGTGTGGAAGTACCTGAGCAAAAAATCCCTGTTCGTACTGTCATGGGGTATTCGTGGGCAGGGCGCAAACCACGCCGACGTAGACGGAGAGAAACTCTTGCAGGAGTGGACTAAACGAGTGCTTGAGGACAACCTCTTTGAGCCAAGAATCGTGTACGGGTACTATACATGCCACAACAATGACAAAGGAACCGGCCTCACAGTGGACTCCAAGAAGGGCCAGGTGACATTTGACTTTCCGAGATCTTCTCAAAGCAAGCACCTGTGCCTTACGGATTATTTTGGTGAAAACGACATTGTCGCATTCCAGGCAGTCACAGTTGGAGACAGAGTGCAGGAATTAATCGACAGATGGAACAAGGAAGACAGATACACTGATGCATACTATCTGCACGGCTTGGCAGTAGAGACTGCAGAGGCGCTTGCGGAAATGGCAAACGAGCGGATCAGAAAAGAGTTGGGGCTGGACGGAAAGCGCGGCCTGCGATATTCCTGGGGGTATCCAAGCTGCCCAGACGTATCACAACACCACCTGGTGTGGAAGATACTAGAGCCGGAAAAGTCCGGAATGACTCTGACTGAGGCAGGACAGATAATTCCGGAGCAGTCAACTGCTGCAATTGTCGTGCATCATCCAAAGGCAGAGTACTTTGTTCTGTGA
- a CDS encoding response regulator transcription factor encodes MKIKVMLVDDDEDILNVFWENLANSNEISVVGTARDGKDAIKLYNMVDPDVVIMDLRMPEYDGIYGMANIRKINPNAKIIMITGATTNEASAKLAAHQPSAIIYKPYEISQMVGMIQKVMNVQTTITN; translated from the coding sequence ATGAAGATCAAGGTAATGCTAGTTGACGACGACGAGGACATACTGAATGTCTTTTGGGAGAACCTTGCAAACAGCAACGAGATCTCAGTGGTCGGCACCGCAAGAGACGGCAAAGATGCAATCAAGCTTTACAACATGGTGGACCCAGACGTAGTTATCATGGACCTAAGGATGCCAGAGTATGACGGCATCTATGGAATGGCAAACATCCGAAAGATCAACCCAAACGCCAAGATCATAATGATCACAGGTGCCACAACAAACGAGGCATCTGCCAAACTTGCAGCACATCAACCGTCGGCGATAATCTACAAGCCGTACGAGATAAGCCAGATGGTCGGCATGATCCAAAAAGTGATGAATGTGCAGACCACGATCACCAACTAA
- a CDS encoding cell division protein FtsZ has protein sequence MDFKEPVLLVGIGGAGSKLASHASSITGADYVSISHDSNDLGSQGDIKVHTESHVNPSSYLIRAQAQKSMDKIRGKISDYSTVIVFANLAGKAGCAISPLVASAAKEEGKKVLSFAIMPFKFEKERVFLSGVSLKRLRASSDSTVVIDNDAILESNPDLTVSKCYEITNAAVMYVVNSLHSSSISDSINVLSTSKDLTDVEMSLRDSIKMLYEDAPPTSIRSTMLYVFGTDNVSVGKINAITSTLTNIFNENNTSVSLATTQGDKSKVVMVTSVQGTTKFDSYDPLGIIPQESTLDWDEPESSIKTGIEIYQLE, from the coding sequence ATGGACTTTAAAGAGCCAGTTTTACTAGTCGGAATCGGCGGAGCGGGCTCAAAACTTGCGTCCCATGCAAGCTCAATCACGGGCGCAGACTATGTCTCAATTAGCCACGACAGCAACGACTTGGGCTCGCAGGGAGACATCAAAGTCCACACAGAGTCCCACGTAAATCCATCCTCGTACCTGATTCGAGCACAGGCGCAAAAGTCGATGGACAAGATTCGGGGCAAGATTTCAGACTATTCCACAGTTATCGTATTTGCAAACCTTGCAGGAAAGGCAGGTTGCGCAATCTCACCGCTTGTGGCCTCAGCCGCAAAGGAGGAGGGAAAAAAGGTGTTGTCATTTGCAATAATGCCGTTCAAGTTCGAAAAAGAGCGGGTCTTCCTCTCAGGAGTGTCGCTCAAAAGACTTCGCGCAAGCAGCGACTCTACAGTAGTAATTGACAATGACGCAATACTTGAGAGCAATCCTGACCTCACAGTAAGCAAGTGCTACGAGATAACAAACGCGGCAGTCATGTACGTGGTAAATTCATTGCACTCTTCATCAATCTCAGACAGTATCAATGTCTTGTCCACAAGCAAGGACCTAACAGATGTAGAGATGTCACTTAGGGATTCCATCAAGATGCTGTACGAGGACGCACCGCCGACATCAATTAGGAGCACGATGTTGTACGTGTTCGGCACAGACAACGTTTCAGTTGGAAAGATAAACGCAATCACAAGCACGCTGACAAACATCTTCAATGAAAATAACACAAGTGTAAGCCTTGCAACCACACAGGGCGACAAGTCCAAGGTCGTGATGGTCACATCAGTACAAGGAACCACAAAGTTCGACAGCTACGACCCGCTAGGAATCATCCCCCAGGAAAGCACGCTTGACTGGGACGAGCCAGAGTCTAGCATCAAGACTGGAATTGAGATATACCAGCTAGAGTAA
- a CDS encoding MFS transporter, with the protein MQQIGVSNLVRGTTFFQHAGVSIVYVFMPILAQNLTTSIFEVGLTIASFFLAQILSSMYFGRISDVKGKRLIFIRIGFIGCAVMFGMHYVADNSFYLLLVRLGAGITSGMMVPAMLAYTYESGKDKSKVASIISFHALGWLAGIVAAGIANNEKTIFLISAGLFLAGLAFTARLPSYTIVREHGATKHVIAKNKFLFLSLLLRHIGATSVWTILPLVLTQTLGAKLYEVSIVYVANTAAAFILMNMMGTKIMTKNITKFKIGVGLTTFVFAGMAVMTEWWMAIPSMALVGVTWAFLYIGGSIHLMENNPKSTSTGVFNSTIAISNVIGPVIAGTIAFYYNYVSVMYFAVAICIVAFVVSLKVKK; encoded by the coding sequence ATGCAACAAATCGGAGTAAGCAACCTAGTTCGCGGTACGACATTCTTTCAGCACGCAGGAGTGTCAATCGTGTACGTCTTCATGCCCATTCTGGCGCAGAACCTGACCACATCCATATTTGAGGTAGGATTGACCATCGCATCGTTCTTTCTTGCACAGATACTCTCCAGCATGTACTTTGGAAGGATATCTGACGTAAAGGGAAAGAGGCTCATCTTCATCAGAATAGGATTCATCGGGTGTGCCGTAATGTTTGGCATGCATTATGTAGCAGACAACTCGTTTTACCTGCTTCTTGTGCGACTGGGTGCAGGAATCACAAGCGGCATGATGGTGCCTGCAATGCTTGCATACACCTACGAGTCCGGCAAGGACAAGTCAAAGGTGGCATCCATCATATCGTTTCACGCACTCGGATGGCTTGCTGGAATCGTAGCGGCCGGAATTGCAAATAACGAAAAGACAATCTTTCTTATCAGCGCAGGCTTGTTCTTGGCTGGGCTTGCGTTCACTGCCAGGCTGCCAAGTTACACAATAGTGAGGGAGCATGGGGCAACAAAGCACGTAATTGCAAAAAACAAATTCCTGTTCCTGTCGCTCCTGCTGCGTCACATTGGAGCAACATCGGTGTGGACAATTCTGCCGCTGGTCTTGACCCAGACGCTTGGTGCAAAGCTGTACGAGGTCTCAATTGTGTATGTAGCAAACACGGCTGCCGCATTCATCCTGATGAATATGATGGGCACCAAGATAATGACAAAGAACATCACCAAGTTCAAGATAGGAGTAGGACTCACCACGTTTGTGTTTGCCGGAATGGCCGTCATGACGGAGTGGTGGATGGCAATTCCATCCATGGCGCTAGTCGGAGTTACATGGGCGTTTTTGTATATCGGCGGAAGCATCCACCTGATGGAGAACAACCCAAAGTCGACGTCCACGGGCGTGTTTAACTCCACAATAGCAATCTCAAACGTGATCGGTCCAGTCATTGCAGGCACCATCGCATTCTACTACAACTATGTATCCGTGATGTATTTTGCAGTCGCAATATGCATAGTGGCATTTGTGGTATCACTAAAAGTCAAAAAATAG
- a CDS encoding 50S ribosomal protein L39e produces the protein MAARKHSGRKIRLLKKTRQNSAVPAWIILKTKRKVRSNPQRRQWRKTDVEVG, from the coding sequence ATGGCGGCACGAAAGCACTCTGGACGAAAGATCAGACTGCTCAAAAAGACAAGACAAAACTCTGCAGTCCCGGCCTGGATCATTCTCAAGACCAAGCGAAAGGTCAGATCCAATCCGCAGCGAAGGCAGTGGAGAAAGACCGACGTAGAGGTAGGATAA
- a CDS encoding NUDIX hydrolase — MDLRRLFSSDLVPHLNDSHAKHAAVMVAIYGKEPTVIMTEKPKSMPLHGGEISFPGGKLSEEDNDLLDTAIRETMEELSLDIPKKSVVGQLGHVQTRNSGFAIIPFVAILDYVESLQPNSEVEEVLHIPLIPLLKTLRIDDDEEHRALFEAYTLTYGDKIIWGASARILKQIADMFRQHNLI; from the coding sequence TTGGACCTTCGAAGACTGTTCTCATCGGACCTGGTGCCGCACCTAAACGACTCCCATGCAAAGCATGCAGCAGTGATGGTGGCAATATATGGAAAAGAGCCGACCGTGATAATGACTGAAAAGCCAAAGAGCATGCCGTTGCACGGAGGCGAGATCTCATTTCCAGGCGGCAAGCTGTCTGAAGAAGATAACGACCTCCTAGACACTGCGATTCGCGAGACGATGGAGGAACTGTCCCTTGACATCCCAAAGAAAAGCGTGGTGGGCCAGCTTGGACACGTGCAGACTAGAAACTCGGGGTTTGCGATAATACCGTTTGTTGCCATACTTGACTATGTAGAGTCGTTGCAGCCAAACTCTGAAGTAGAGGAGGTGCTGCACATCCCACTGATTCCACTCCTGAAAACGCTGAGAATAGATGACGATGAGGAACACAGGGCGCTCTTTGAGGCGTACACTCTGACATACGGGGACAAGATAATCTGGGGCGCCTCGGCAAGAATCCTAAAACAGATTGCCGACATGTTCCGGCAGCACAATCTCATATAG
- a CDS encoding methyltransferase domain-containing protein, with translation MKNDYVLGNHSNELVRLQIQAAFFESMARDALQKAGIRNGLECLDVGCGVGSVSRLLGDMVGSKGRVVGIDVDEKYVSYCKKNNKRRNTSFLCADITKGAPTGEKFDIIYSRFMFVHLKDMVAALESMIRMLKKNGVIIIQELDHAPNSWMSYPKSEAVARLQKIYVSLIRRLGGDPLAGRKLYGMFLDLGLDSSVECYSPCLVMGKKPFNELGWRIAQSMRPMATSLGIATDAEYSKLMRDLKALSFDRQSFVVYARIFSVIGKKR, from the coding sequence GTGAAAAACGACTATGTGCTTGGGAACCATTCCAACGAGCTTGTCCGCCTGCAAATACAGGCAGCATTCTTTGAATCCATGGCACGAGATGCACTGCAAAAGGCCGGGATCCGGAACGGGCTTGAGTGCCTCGACGTGGGATGCGGCGTTGGGAGCGTCTCAAGGTTGCTTGGGGACATGGTCGGCAGCAAGGGCCGCGTAGTCGGAATAGACGTTGATGAAAAGTATGTCTCGTACTGCAAGAAAAACAACAAGAGGCGCAACACATCGTTTTTGTGCGCCGACATAACAAAGGGCGCGCCAACTGGGGAAAAATTCGACATAATTTACTCGCGCTTTATGTTCGTCCATCTAAAGGACATGGTGGCTGCATTGGAATCGATGATCCGGATGCTCAAAAAGAACGGCGTCATCATAATACAGGAGCTTGATCATGCTCCGAACTCGTGGATGTCTTATCCAAAAAGCGAGGCGGTTGCAAGACTGCAAAAGATCTACGTCTCGCTGATAAGGAGGCTTGGTGGTGATCCGCTTGCTGGAAGAAAACTGTATGGGATGTTCCTTGACTTGGGCCTTGACTCCAGCGTAGAGTGCTATTCCCCATGTCTGGTGATGGGTAAGAAACCGTTTAATGAGCTTGGATGGAGAATCGCGCAAAGCATGAGGCCGATGGCAACATCGCTTGGAATTGCGACGGATGCGGAATACTCTAAACTGATGCGGGACCTAAAGGCGCTCTCATTTGACAGGCAGAGCTTTGTGGTCTATGCAAGGATATTCAGCGTCATTGGCAAAAAACGATAA
- a CDS encoding methylenetetrahydrofolate reductase, with protein MTIRYEINPPRVIQDRVLSHKEVQISLKKIQKRIKSINSLCDGIHLTDSVLGIPRISPITTGALLRTDGIKLDITASLRVRDRNITALTQSVYDAILLGLDGLLILKGDEPPSGPKDSKLVPSDIVRHFQDLGFDKNLDFFLSISANPDFAKIQKKIDAEPTGFVTQVIQSPEQVFRLVDYLKPQGFKVIPCVMIPSEKNAKSASMVKVDFAAYQDDVIDFIKEIYKSTRDVLITSPNDFKSAQKTLAGIKRLKRK; from the coding sequence ATGACCATAAGGTACGAGATCAATCCCCCACGAGTCATCCAAGACAGGGTGCTCTCGCACAAGGAGGTCCAGATATCGCTAAAAAAAATTCAAAAGAGAATCAAGAGCATTAACAGCCTATGCGACGGAATACACCTTACCGATTCCGTACTTGGCATACCAAGGATATCCCCGATTACAACCGGTGCGCTTCTCAGAACCGATGGAATAAAGCTTGACATCACTGCAAGCCTGAGGGTGCGGGACAGAAACATCACGGCGCTGACCCAGTCGGTATACGACGCAATACTTCTCGGGCTGGACGGCCTCCTGATACTAAAGGGTGACGAGCCACCAAGCGGCCCAAAGGACTCTAAGCTGGTTCCAAGCGATATAGTGAGGCACTTTCAGGACCTAGGGTTTGACAAGAACCTAGACTTTTTCCTCTCAATCTCCGCAAATCCAGACTTTGCCAAGATACAAAAAAAGATAGACGCAGAACCGACAGGATTTGTCACCCAGGTGATCCAGTCGCCAGAGCAGGTCTTCAGACTGGTGGACTATCTAAAGCCGCAGGGATTCAAGGTGATTCCGTGCGTGATGATCCCGTCCGAGAAGAACGCAAAATCGGCAAGCATGGTAAAGGTGGACTTTGCAGCATACCAGGACGACGTAATAGATTTCATAAAGGAGATCTACAAGTCCACAAGGGACGTGCTCATCACATCTCCTAACGACTTTAAATCCGCGCAGAAAACGCTTGCAGGCATTAAACGATTAAAAAGAAAATAA
- a CDS encoding UbiA family prenyltransferase: MYLPKKANNIEVWLEASRSFSAVKSMIALMRARTIVYGFAIAALGTYLVVNETRLPDIFVVGRLIGSTYLVALATYLYNDLTDYNVDKANNLKTYESKKQYATTRNFTVLFFAVSIAMSFSINVTTGIDCVLFSALAIAYSHPRTHLKDRFVIKTVVTGAGGFIASMMGAHALGVTTPLSIISSFVVFLFYFVNGPLNDIRDVRGDREGGRRTIPIVIGVQKTFTLVVLIIFSIGAMIVSSYLFFGVHLAGMAAGLLVCSYVVMRIIRLSRQYENKEMMNKTRTVVRNSILASQLAMWAGLVLSGANLF, translated from the coding sequence GTGTATTTACCAAAAAAAGCAAATAACATTGAGGTATGGCTGGAGGCGTCTAGGTCATTTTCTGCCGTAAAATCGATGATTGCCCTAATGCGGGCAAGAACCATCGTCTACGGGTTTGCAATAGCGGCACTTGGGACATATCTTGTGGTAAACGAGACGAGACTGCCTGATATTTTTGTCGTAGGAAGACTCATCGGCTCGACGTATCTTGTGGCGCTTGCAACATACCTGTACAACGATCTTACCGACTACAATGTGGACAAGGCAAACAACCTCAAGACGTACGAGTCAAAAAAACAGTATGCGACAACACGAAATTTCACAGTGCTGTTTTTTGCAGTCTCGATTGCGATGTCGTTCTCAATTAACGTGACCACCGGAATCGACTGCGTCCTGTTTTCCGCACTTGCAATTGCGTACTCGCATCCAAGGACGCATCTTAAGGATCGTTTTGTGATAAAGACGGTGGTCACGGGAGCAGGCGGATTCATTGCGTCCATGATGGGGGCGCACGCGCTCGGGGTCACAACGCCGCTTTCGATAATCTCGTCGTTCGTGGTGTTTTTGTTTTATTTTGTAAACGGGCCGCTAAACGACATCCGGGACGTGAGGGGAGACAGGGAGGGCGGAAGGAGAACCATCCCGATTGTGATCGGAGTGCAAAAGACGTTCACGCTGGTGGTCCTGATCATTTTTTCAATCGGAGCGATGATTGTGTCATCGTACCTGTTCTTTGGGGTGCACCTTGCTGGCATGGCAGCCGGGCTCTTGGTGTGCTCGTATGTTGTAATGAGAATAATCCGCCTCTCACGGCAGTATGAAAACAAGGAGATGATGAACAAGACTAGGACTGTTGTTCGAAACAGCATACTTGCGTCGCAGCTTGCAATGTGGGCAGGACTTGTACTGAGTGGCGCAAATCTATTCTAG
- a CDS encoding homocysteine S-methyltransferase family protein — protein MKQRFLDAVKERILLFDGAMGTEIQRFDPKPEDFPDKKDGFNDGLILTRPEWIKKIHRSYLEAGADCIETNSFGSNKIKLDEYGYGDRTVEINKKIAELAVSIAAEFSDKPRYVIGSMGPTGFLPSSNDPDLGQMPLEQIKEAYRLQAQGLIQGGVDALLIETSQDILEVKLAIEGAQQAMKDTEKQVALIANVTLDQYGKMLLGTNIQAAYTTISDMGIDVFGLNCSTGPIEMTPSVRWLDEQNDLKILVVPNAGMPENEGGHAVYKMTPEKMADALRDFVAKYHNVRVIGGCCGTNPAHIAALRKVIDEIKPTS, from the coding sequence ATGAAGCAGAGATTTCTTGACGCAGTAAAGGAGCGCATACTTTTGTTTGACGGCGCAATGGGAACTGAGATTCAGAGGTTCGACCCAAAACCGGAAGATTTTCCGGACAAAAAGGACGGATTCAACGATGGGCTGATCCTCACAAGGCCAGAGTGGATAAAAAAGATACATCGCAGTTATTTGGAGGCAGGGGCCGACTGCATCGAGACAAACTCGTTTGGCTCAAACAAGATAAAGCTTGACGAGTATGGTTATGGGGACAGGACGGTAGAGATTAACAAAAAGATTGCCGAGCTTGCAGTAAGCATTGCGGCAGAGTTTTCAGACAAGCCAAGATACGTGATTGGCAGCATGGGGCCGACCGGCTTTCTTCCAAGCTCAAATGATCCGGATCTGGGCCAGATGCCGCTAGAGCAGATAAAGGAGGCGTACAGGCTGCAGGCGCAGGGGCTCATACAGGGCGGGGTGGATGCACTCCTAATTGAGACAAGCCAAGACATACTTGAGGTAAAGCTTGCAATAGAAGGCGCCCAGCAGGCAATGAAGGACACCGAAAAACAGGTTGCGCTGATTGCAAATGTCACACTAGACCAGTACGGCAAGATGCTACTTGGAACAAACATCCAGGCGGCATACACTACGATATCGGACATGGGAATAGACGTCTTTGGGCTGAACTGCTCGACTGGCCCAATAGAGATGACCCCAAGCGTGCGCTGGCTTGACGAGCAGAACGACCTCAAGATATTGGTCGTGCCAAACGCAGGGATGCCAGAAAACGAGGGAGGCCACGCCGTGTACAAGATGACCCCAGAAAAGATGGCAGACGCCCTAAGGGACTTTGTCGCAAAGTATCACAATGTGCGCGTAATCGGCGGCTGTTGTGGCACAAACCCGGCCCACATCGCTGCGCTGCGAAAAGTAATTGATGAAATAAAGCCAACAAGTTAA